One segment of Hippopotamus amphibius kiboko isolate mHipAmp2 chromosome 4, mHipAmp2.hap2, whole genome shotgun sequence DNA contains the following:
- the LOC130851355 gene encoding uncharacterized LOC128031837 homolog, translating to MYRFRSQLFTGISAAAIAHAYPRRFSPLLLAEDSPLSRPPHRRTSKKCSSIG from the coding sequence ATGTATCGTTTCCGATCACAGCTCTTCACGGGGATTTCTGCTGCCGCCATCGCCCACGCTTACCCGCGCCGCTTCTCGCCTCTGTTGTTAGCCGAAGACTCGCCTCTCAGCCGCCCGCCGCACAGACGCACGAGTAAAAAGTGCAGCTCCATCGGCTGA